A region of Thermoplasmataceae archaeon DNA encodes the following proteins:
- a CDS encoding adenylosuccinate synthase gives MITIVLGLQFGDEGKGKITDFLSDKYDSVVRFNGGNNAGHTVVSELGKFKFHLLPAGSLRTGEVVLGNGMVIDPISLVEEIDMLRKSRPGLKILLSKKAHIVTEIHRYLDKAEETKRAGGNIGTTAKGIGPTYEDKYARTGIRAIDLLSLETLKKKIEIIHSMKQSLLEGSKFSDPGEREKVAQSLFDAGKKLKDYFCDAHNILRQHADAGKSILFEGANGTLLDVDFGVYPFVTSSNTIAGSVWAGTGFPLRKVDRITGVVKAFTSRVGEGPFPTELFDDHGKYLREKGQEFGTTTGRPRRIGWLDFPLLRYSIKLNDVDTLAVTRLDTLGGIDTVRVCESYRINGRSVDEYDGSLDLYKVEPVYADLKPWKAFSAEEAKSFADGGFESLPDELYDYLRYIEEGTGKKIEVASIGETRELTIHRKI, from the coding sequence ATGATAACTATTGTTCTCGGACTTCAGTTTGGAGATGAAGGAAAGGGGAAGATCACTGATTTTCTGAGTGATAAGTACGATTCGGTAGTCAGGTTCAACGGCGGCAATAATGCCGGCCATACCGTGGTCAGCGAGCTCGGAAAGTTCAAATTTCACCTTTTGCCTGCTGGGAGCCTGAGAACTGGAGAAGTTGTGTTGGGGAATGGCATGGTCATAGACCCGATCAGTCTTGTAGAAGAAATTGATATGCTCAGGAAATCAAGACCCGGTCTGAAAATTCTTTTGAGCAAAAAAGCACACATCGTTACTGAAATTCATCGTTACCTGGACAAGGCGGAGGAGACCAAACGAGCTGGAGGGAACATTGGAACCACTGCTAAGGGCATAGGACCCACCTATGAGGACAAGTATGCAAGAACTGGGATCAGAGCCATCGATCTTTTATCTCTGGAAACACTGAAGAAAAAGATCGAAATAATCCACTCAATGAAACAGTCGCTTCTGGAAGGGTCAAAATTTTCTGATCCTGGCGAAAGGGAAAAAGTTGCCCAGAGTCTGTTTGATGCTGGGAAGAAACTGAAAGATTACTTCTGCGACGCACACAATATCCTCAGGCAACATGCAGATGCGGGAAAAAGCATTCTTTTCGAGGGTGCAAACGGTACTCTGCTGGACGTCGATTTCGGCGTTTACCCCTTTGTCACTTCATCCAATACAATTGCTGGATCTGTATGGGCCGGAACTGGCTTTCCGTTGAGAAAAGTTGACCGGATCACCGGGGTTGTGAAAGCTTTCACGTCCAGAGTCGGTGAGGGACCATTTCCCACTGAGTTATTTGACGATCACGGGAAGTATTTAAGGGAAAAGGGACAGGAATTTGGTACCACAACTGGAAGACCTAGAAGAATTGGTTGGCTAGATTTCCCCCTGCTCAGGTATTCAATAAAGCTGAATGATGTGGACACCTTGGCAGTTACAAGACTGGACACACTCGGAGGCATAGACACTGTAAGAGTCTGCGAATCATACAGAATCAATGGGAGAAGCGTGGATGAATATGATGGCTCCCTTGACCTGTACAAGGTAGAGCCGGTTTACGCAGACCTTAAACCCTGGAAAGCGTTCAGCGCAGAGGAGGCAAAGTCTTTCGCAGATGGTGGATTCGAATCACTCCCAGACGAGTTATATGACTACCTGAGATACATCGAAGAAGGCACAGGAAAGAAGATCGAAGTGGCTTCCATTGGGGAAACCAGGGAACTGACCATACATCGCAAAATATAG
- a CDS encoding exodeoxyribonuclease III → MKLISWNVNGVRSAVRKGFVQFVLDTKPDIIAIQETKTDVFDLPVELSQEGYTCFLNPAVRKGYSGTMMISKLPGIIVTNGIGEGRFDEEGRVQIADLNDIYFLNVYFPNSQRELTRLDFKREFDRLFLDRILRLQETKPIVACGDFNVAHTELDIARPKENQRTHGFTKEEREDFSSLLAAGFVDTFRLFHKDGGHYSWWSNMGNARARNIGWRIDYFISSSSLVSRIVSSRILENIQGSDHAPVELVLS, encoded by the coding sequence ATGAAACTTATCTCCTGGAACGTAAATGGCGTTAGATCTGCAGTCAGGAAGGGTTTTGTGCAGTTTGTTCTGGACACGAAGCCAGATATCATAGCGATACAGGAAACAAAGACTGACGTATTTGACCTGCCTGTGGAACTCTCTCAGGAAGGATATACTTGCTTTTTGAACCCAGCGGTTCGGAAAGGGTATAGTGGAACTATGATGATTTCAAAGTTACCTGGAATAATTGTGACCAATGGAATTGGGGAGGGCAGATTCGATGAAGAGGGTAGGGTTCAGATAGCAGATTTGAATGATATCTATTTCCTCAATGTGTACTTCCCTAATTCTCAGCGTGAACTGACTAGGCTTGACTTTAAACGGGAATTCGACAGACTGTTTCTGGATCGTATCCTGCGCCTTCAGGAGACAAAACCCATAGTCGCATGCGGAGACTTCAACGTTGCCCACACCGAACTGGATATAGCAAGACCCAAGGAAAACCAGCGCACGCACGGCTTCACAAAGGAAGAGCGTGAAGACTTTTCCTCTCTTCTTGCAGCAGGTTTTGTCGATACTTTCAGGCTGTTTCATAAGGACGGCGGGCACTATAGCTGGTGGTCAAACATGGGAAACGCCAGAGCAAGAAATATAGGGTGGAGAATTGATTACTTCATCTCCTCCTCATCGCTGGTTTCCCGGATCGTATCCTCAAGGATTCTGGAAAATATTCAGGGCTCAGATCACGCTCCGGTCGAGCTTGTATTGAGCTAA
- the hutU gene encoding urocanate hydratase, giving the protein MHETVSAPRGSKLNTKGWQQEAALRLLMNNLDPAVAKDPENLIVYGGRGKAARNWEAFDKIVSTLKSLENDETMLVQSGKPVGVFRTSPEVPRVIISNAQIVPKWATDDIFWDLERKGLTMYGQMTAGSWIYIGTQGILQGTFETLYALAKKEFKTSDLRGKWILSSGLGEMGGAQPLAITMNKAVGIIVEVDEEKIKRRLRDRYLDVETDSLDKALKMKDDALKDGKALSIGLLGNAATVFADLNGRGIVPDVVTDQTAAHDINIGYIPEGMTLREAESLRNNDIKKYHSMVYASIVKEVNAILGFKERGSKVFDYGNNLRGRAREAGMNNAFEIPGYVPAYIRDLFAVGSGPFRWVALSGNTEDIFRIDDELIKLFKDSNRHLVEWIKLAKEKVHFQGLPARICYAAYGEREQIGVLINNLVRRGEISAPVAIGRDHHDTGSVASPFRETEAMKDGSDAIADWPVLDVILNAISGASWVSLHHGGGTGIGNAIHGGFVIVADGTEDAEQRIRKVLNADPGLGVIRHADAGYESSIDIIRRKPKFRTPYF; this is encoded by the coding sequence ATGCACGAAACTGTAAGTGCCCCGAGGGGATCGAAACTGAATACAAAGGGGTGGCAGCAGGAAGCTGCACTGAGGCTCCTTATGAATAACCTCGACCCGGCGGTTGCAAAGGACCCTGAAAATCTTATTGTATACGGAGGAAGGGGTAAAGCCGCTAGAAACTGGGAAGCTTTTGACAAGATAGTATCCACCCTGAAATCTCTTGAAAATGATGAAACAATGCTTGTGCAATCCGGGAAGCCGGTTGGTGTATTCCGTACGTCACCTGAAGTTCCGAGGGTGATTATTTCCAATGCTCAGATTGTACCCAAATGGGCAACTGATGACATATTCTGGGATCTTGAAAGAAAGGGTTTAACAATGTACGGGCAAATGACTGCTGGATCGTGGATATACATAGGGACTCAGGGAATCCTCCAGGGAACCTTTGAAACTCTGTATGCCCTGGCTAAAAAAGAATTCAAGACTAGTGACCTAAGGGGAAAGTGGATTCTGTCATCTGGGCTCGGAGAGATGGGCGGAGCCCAACCATTGGCTATAACCATGAACAAGGCGGTCGGAATAATTGTAGAAGTTGACGAAGAAAAGATAAAGAGGAGACTTCGGGACAGGTACCTTGATGTTGAAACAGATTCACTTGATAAAGCATTGAAAATGAAGGACGATGCGCTTAAGGATGGAAAAGCGCTGTCTATCGGACTGCTTGGAAATGCAGCAACCGTGTTTGCTGATCTAAATGGGAGGGGGATTGTCCCCGACGTTGTTACAGACCAAACCGCGGCACACGATATCAATATCGGTTACATACCAGAGGGAATGACTCTGAGGGAAGCGGAATCCCTGAGGAACAATGATATAAAAAAGTACCACAGTATGGTCTATGCCTCCATTGTAAAGGAAGTAAATGCGATTCTGGGTTTCAAGGAAAGGGGTTCAAAAGTGTTTGATTATGGAAACAACCTCAGAGGGAGGGCAAGGGAAGCCGGCATGAACAATGCGTTCGAGATACCTGGATATGTTCCTGCGTATATAAGGGACCTGTTCGCTGTAGGGTCCGGACCTTTCAGATGGGTTGCCCTTTCTGGAAACACCGAGGATATATTTAGAATCGATGATGAACTTATAAAGCTCTTCAAGGATTCAAACCGTCACCTTGTAGAATGGATCAAGCTTGCAAAGGAAAAGGTACATTTCCAAGGATTACCGGCCAGAATATGCTATGCTGCTTATGGGGAGAGAGAACAAATTGGTGTACTTATCAATAATCTGGTAAGAAGAGGTGAAATCAGTGCACCCGTTGCCATTGGCAGGGATCACCATGACACGGGTTCAGTTGCCTCTCCGTTCAGAGAGACCGAGGCAATGAAAGATGGGAGTGATGCCATTGCTGACTGGCCAGTCCTGGATGTTATACTTAACGCAATTTCAGGGGCATCCTGGGTTTCTCTGCACCATGGTGGAGGCACTGGGATTGGTAATGCCATACACGGTGGTTTTGTAATCGTAGCAGATGGCACTGAGGATGCCGAACAGAGGATAAGAAAGGTGCTTAACGCTGATCCCGGCCTCGGGGTGATACGGCATGCGGATGCAGGATATGAGTCTTCCATAGATATTATAAGAAGAAAGCCGAAATTCAGGACCCCGTATTTCTGA
- a CDS encoding NDP-sugar synthase, giving the protein MTLKAVIMAGGKGTRLRPITYSIPKPLVPIAGKPCIGYALDSYFKAGIKNAIITTGYKFESLISGVLAFKNEDQNILFSVEKEPAGTAGSVKLVSKFIDETFIVGSGDTLSDFNISNILKFHREKKAKLTIALTHVDDTSQFGIVEMKDGFITRFLEKPSPEESFSNLINTGIYVMEPEILEHIPCGMPYDFAKDLFPVLLKEGVKIAGYQAEGTWLDAGRPKDMIAANQLMTEKYGTKITGEGFKGKAIIRTPLETVDNLKLEGPIYVGQNVYIGKNATISRSAIYDGVSIGDDVVVEDSMLMDNSRVLNGTRIEKSVIMKHTSIGENCEISESVLSPNLNLQSKSRIYNVSLSSEILDDEN; this is encoded by the coding sequence ATGACTCTGAAAGCAGTTATCATGGCAGGAGGCAAAGGTACACGCCTCAGGCCGATAACCTATTCAATACCTAAACCTCTGGTCCCAATAGCTGGAAAACCATGCATTGGTTATGCTCTAGATTCTTATTTCAAGGCAGGCATAAAAAATGCAATCATAACGACCGGTTATAAATTCGAATCCCTGATCTCTGGTGTTCTGGCATTCAAAAATGAAGATCAGAATATACTGTTCTCGGTGGAGAAGGAACCTGCAGGAACCGCGGGCAGCGTGAAACTTGTTTCAAAATTCATAGACGAAACGTTCATTGTTGGGAGCGGAGATACCCTTTCTGATTTCAACATAAGTAATATTCTCAAATTTCATAGGGAAAAAAAGGCCAAATTGACCATAGCCCTGACTCACGTTGACGATACTTCACAATTCGGAATTGTTGAGATGAAAGATGGTTTTATAACGCGTTTTCTTGAAAAACCCTCGCCAGAAGAGTCGTTTTCCAACCTTATAAACACTGGAATATATGTGATGGAACCTGAAATCCTTGAACACATCCCTTGCGGAATGCCGTATGACTTTGCGAAGGACCTATTCCCAGTCCTCCTCAAGGAAGGAGTAAAGATTGCAGGGTACCAAGCAGAGGGAACATGGCTTGATGCAGGTAGGCCTAAGGACATGATCGCCGCCAATCAACTAATGACTGAGAAATATGGAACAAAGATAACCGGTGAGGGTTTCAAGGGAAAAGCCATCATAAGAACACCTCTTGAAACTGTCGATAACCTGAAGCTTGAAGGTCCGATTTATGTTGGTCAGAACGTGTACATCGGAAAGAATGCGACAATAAGCAGATCAGCTATTTATGATGGAGTCAGTATAGGAGATGACGTTGTGGTCGAAGACTCCATGTTGATGGATAATAGCCGAGTGCTTAATGGAACCAGAATCGAGAAATCCGTAATCATGAAACACACTTCCATTGGGGAGAATTGCGAGATCAGTGAGAGTGTGCTTTCTCCAAACCTGAATTTACAGAGCAAATCTAGAATATATAACGTGTCTCTTTCTTCCGAAATATTGGACGATGAAAATTGA
- a CDS encoding coiled-coil protein, which yields MSDLLQEIEQKRELVRKIVDEEIRKRDEASDESHHFAEERDILNAKVREMREDVKKKIAEKNELIDKVQKMRAEKEEHYAKLSEYRKEYRKIRDSSNVQGVDPKDLRLKEKELQRLEIRQQTTELNKTDELKIVSEIKKLTNDLKKMKKQRDIELEGNDKIREVNELIKVEKNQGEALKKEIEGISNQITEISEAINTALQELDEVRKKADEYHEQFIKMSQESEKRHEAFIQARNDLRDMEKVISSLRTKARSTKKKEKEGELQRTATSLFEKFKSGEQLTTEDLLILQKAGFL from the coding sequence ATGAGTGACCTCCTCCAAGAAATTGAACAGAAACGGGAACTTGTTCGGAAAATTGTAGACGAAGAGATTCGGAAGAGGGATGAAGCCTCTGACGAAAGCCATCATTTCGCTGAAGAAAGAGATATTCTAAACGCAAAAGTAAGAGAAATGAGGGAAGACGTAAAGAAAAAGATAGCAGAGAAAAATGAACTCATTGACAAAGTTCAAAAAATGAGGGCAGAGAAGGAAGAGCATTACGCTAAACTGTCTGAATACAGGAAGGAGTACCGGAAGATCAGGGATTCTTCAAATGTTCAGGGAGTGGATCCAAAGGATCTGAGGCTGAAGGAAAAGGAGCTTCAGAGATTGGAAATACGCCAGCAGACTACTGAACTTAACAAGACCGACGAACTGAAGATCGTGTCGGAAATAAAAAAACTGACAAACGATCTCAAGAAAATGAAGAAACAAAGGGATATTGAACTCGAAGGAAACGATAAAATTAGAGAAGTTAATGAACTTATCAAGGTGGAGAAGAATCAGGGCGAAGCGCTCAAGAAGGAAATTGAGGGAATCTCCAACCAGATTACTGAAATAAGCGAAGCTATTAATACAGCCCTTCAGGAGCTTGACGAGGTCAGGAAGAAAGCTGATGAGTACCACGAGCAATTCATCAAAATGAGCCAGGAGTCAGAGAAAAGGCACGAGGCATTTATCCAGGCTAGAAATGATCTTCGGGATATGGAAAAGGTAATTTCGAGCCTTAGGACCAAGGCCAGGTCTACAAAGAAGAAAGAAAAAGAGGGAGAGCTTCAGAGAACTGCAACATCGTTATTCGAGAAGTTCAAAAGCGGAGAACAGCTGACAACAGAAGATCTTTTGATCCTCCAGAAAGCCGGTTTCCTCTGA
- a CDS encoding dihydrodipicolinate synthase family protein — protein MSSEIVIPMITPFRNNQLDRECLHAFIGYAEKNGFDGLFAGSSTGAFASLSMDQHGEFLKWVMEFSHSTSLYAGVTRSSLPETLNMVKLATDLGYEKLVAINPFYHKYSQDSIARFFDAILTATDANIYAYNNPPLSGTEILPATLARLKTNHSNLAGLKDSGGNLDRFREFLKIPGLKIFQGKDALLFDSIKIGASGGVCSSANYCLNTMKIVRNAPDSEQISEKTRKLIDIVSKYETPSIHNYLFRTQILGEKSPRNYVNKPYGDVVVPPSVNELKELLVLP, from the coding sequence ATGAGTTCTGAAATTGTTATTCCGATGATAACACCATTCAGAAATAATCAACTTGATCGGGAATGCCTGCATGCTTTTATCGGTTATGCTGAAAAAAATGGATTCGATGGACTTTTCGCCGGAAGTTCAACAGGAGCTTTCGCATCTCTATCGATGGATCAGCATGGAGAATTCCTAAAATGGGTGATGGAATTCAGCCACTCAACAAGTTTGTATGCTGGAGTTACCAGAAGCAGCCTTCCGGAGACATTAAACATGGTTAAGCTTGCAACAGATCTTGGATATGAAAAACTGGTTGCCATAAACCCGTTTTATCACAAGTATTCACAGGACTCCATAGCAAGATTTTTTGATGCTATTCTTACTGCTACAGACGCTAATATTTATGCTTACAACAACCCGCCACTCAGCGGGACAGAAATTTTACCTGCCACATTGGCCAGACTGAAGACTAACCATAGCAACCTAGCTGGATTAAAGGACAGTGGGGGAAATCTTGATAGATTCAGGGAATTCCTGAAAATCCCTGGACTTAAGATATTTCAGGGAAAGGATGCTCTTCTATTCGACTCAATCAAGATTGGCGCCTCTGGCGGCGTGTGCTCGTCCGCAAACTATTGCCTAAACACCATGAAAATTGTCAGAAACGCGCCGGATTCAGAACAGATTTCAGAGAAGACAAGGAAACTTATAGATATTGTGAGCAAATATGAAACGCCTTCAATCCATAATTACCTCTTCAGAACTCAGATTCTCGGGGAAAAGAGCCCCCGAAACTATGTGAACAAGCCATATGGAGATGTCGTGGTTCCCCCCTCTGTCAATGAACTCAAAGAACTTCTCGTGCTTCCATGA
- the cbiB gene encoding adenosylcobinamide-phosphate synthase CbiB, producing the protein MLQAVFFLFTNGGFFLIYPIILAELVVLIGAIVIDLVFGDTKGYVNPSVLAADLGAGHGKWFKKARNRVLAGFFFTMAIIILFTFPAYVLLRLISSINFLYFIASIIILKTTFSITSIRERVNPIIDSLQKNDIENARKHLSSIVSFNTADMDAKNISSATIESISRGFLDYFLTPMMFFAIFGVIGALTARIMVSLDSAIGHRNKEYFEFGRWAAIFKTIISYIPARVSAGIIMFSSELLNYRVQSVPLREVRVLTESVNVGWPLGSVATCLNIRLENYGQYVLNEGGFEPSVGDIKRTMNIYYASIYISLLIFILPIMMIVYLFAEYLVIV; encoded by the coding sequence ATGCTTCAGGCAGTGTTCTTTCTATTCACGAATGGGGGGTTTTTCCTGATCTACCCCATAATACTAGCTGAACTGGTTGTTCTAATCGGAGCAATCGTGATTGACCTTGTATTCGGAGACACCAAGGGATATGTAAACCCTTCTGTACTGGCCGCAGATCTTGGGGCTGGCCATGGAAAGTGGTTTAAAAAGGCTAGAAACAGAGTTCTGGCAGGATTTTTTTTTACGATGGCCATAATTATTCTATTTACCTTCCCAGCTTACGTATTACTTAGGTTGATTTCTTCAATAAATTTCCTTTATTTTATAGCATCTATCATAATTCTAAAAACAACTTTTTCAATAACATCGATCAGAGAACGGGTGAATCCCATTATTGATAGCCTGCAGAAAAATGATATTGAAAACGCACGGAAACATCTCTCTTCCATTGTATCTTTCAACACTGCAGATATGGATGCAAAAAACATAAGTTCCGCGACCATAGAGAGTATTTCCAGAGGTTTCTTAGATTACTTCCTCACCCCTATGATGTTTTTCGCAATTTTTGGCGTGATTGGCGCACTTACTGCAAGGATCATGGTTTCTCTGGACTCCGCAATAGGACATCGAAACAAGGAATATTTTGAGTTTGGTAGGTGGGCAGCAATATTCAAAACCATAATTAGCTACATACCCGCTAGGGTATCTGCTGGTATCATAATGTTCAGTTCTGAACTCTTGAATTACAGGGTTCAAAGTGTCCCGCTAAGAGAAGTCAGAGTGTTGACCGAAAGCGTTAACGTCGGATGGCCGCTGGGATCGGTTGCCACCTGTCTGAATATTAGATTAGAAAATTATGGTCAATATGTGCTGAATGAGGGCGGTTTTGAACCCAGCGTTGGGGATATAAAGCGTACAATGAACATCTATTATGCGTCAATATACATATCGCTTCTGATCTTTATCCTGCCAATAATGATGATAGTGTACCTGTTTGCCGAATACCTCGTTATAGTCTGA
- the pyrF gene encoding orotidine-5'-phosphate decarboxylase: MVMGKKVILALDVSSGVEALKLARDLNAEIAYIKVNWPLVMSEGIHLVKDLSRYAPIICDFKVADIPNTNALIARKAKENGAWGIISHQFTGRDSMEALVKESGEMKVFSVVSMSNGGSRDFMDKHTDEMIRMSQECGVYGYVAPGNNPEMLRKVRAAVGKGCIISPGIGAQGGRPEDAINNGADYVIIGRSVYNSNDPLGYLKQVNMRLSNP; the protein is encoded by the coding sequence ATGGTAATGGGCAAGAAAGTTATCCTTGCACTTGACGTTTCCAGTGGTGTTGAAGCGTTGAAACTTGCCAGAGATCTGAATGCAGAGATTGCCTATATCAAGGTTAACTGGCCGCTCGTGATGAGTGAGGGGATACATCTGGTAAAGGATCTTTCACGATATGCCCCGATAATATGTGATTTTAAGGTGGCGGACATTCCCAATACCAATGCTCTTATTGCAAGAAAAGCCAAGGAAAACGGAGCCTGGGGGATCATCTCTCACCAGTTCACTGGCAGGGACTCCATGGAAGCTCTCGTGAAGGAATCCGGAGAAATGAAGGTATTCTCGGTCGTTTCAATGAGTAATGGCGGTTCTAGAGATTTCATGGACAAACATACCGATGAAATGATCCGCATGTCGCAGGAATGTGGAGTGTACGGTTACGTAGCACCCGGAAATAATCCTGAAATGCTTAGGAAAGTTAGAGCTGCTGTAGGAAAAGGTTGTATAATTTCCCCCGGAATTGGAGCACAGGGCGGAAGGCCAGAAGACGCCATAAATAACGGGGCAGATTACGTAATCATTGGCCGTTCAGTTTACAACTCCAATGATCCACTTGGATACCTTAAGCAAGTTAACATGAGACTCAGCAACCCATGA
- the ftsZ gene encoding cell division protein FtsZ produces MNDIMDIISKSVMLQEEASESEFWEGFDNFPPAPEDSRIAEVASKQRVKIKIVGCGGGGCNTVERLNFTGVKGAELIAVNTDAKHLLSLGTRKKMLIGRNLMGGDGTGAEPKIGENCALEDIIPIQKMTYGSDITFITCGLGGGTGTGASPVIAKSAKDAGSTVISIVTLPFKSEGDIRRENALNGLEKLAQYSDTVIAIPNDKLLEEVPGMSIEAAFQYADTLLGETIKGMTELITLTGIVNVDYADVKTVMKDGGVAMVGTGESNTGEDRVLRAINEALKSRLVETDISDARNCIIRIIGGTDMTVSEAESATNEIQRRINPNARIIMGLSVEKFYNNRVRVLVLLTGVKSPYMLANRAEAKQLRKILAGNEIEEEIDIVS; encoded by the coding sequence ATGAATGACATAATGGACATAATTTCAAAATCTGTTATGCTTCAGGAAGAAGCCTCGGAATCCGAATTTTGGGAGGGGTTCGACAATTTCCCTCCGGCACCTGAGGACTCTAGGATTGCTGAAGTTGCAAGCAAGCAGAGAGTAAAAATAAAGATTGTTGGATGCGGAGGTGGAGGATGCAACACCGTAGAGCGTCTTAACTTCACTGGAGTGAAGGGAGCTGAATTAATTGCTGTGAACACTGATGCCAAGCATCTCCTCAGCCTTGGAACAAGAAAGAAAATGCTCATTGGCAGGAACCTTATGGGCGGAGATGGAACTGGCGCAGAGCCAAAAATCGGTGAAAATTGCGCCTTGGAGGATATAATACCCATTCAGAAAATGACTTACGGATCTGATATTACATTCATAACGTGTGGCTTGGGAGGTGGAACTGGCACGGGGGCATCTCCGGTAATAGCTAAGTCTGCAAAGGATGCTGGATCAACTGTCATATCCATAGTTACGCTTCCATTCAAGTCAGAAGGTGACATACGCAGGGAAAACGCGCTCAATGGACTCGAAAAGCTAGCGCAATACTCCGATACGGTGATCGCAATTCCAAACGACAAGCTCCTCGAAGAGGTTCCTGGCATGTCAATAGAAGCAGCATTCCAGTATGCTGACACACTGCTCGGGGAGACCATAAAGGGTATGACGGAACTCATCACCCTAACTGGAATTGTCAACGTTGATTACGCTGATGTAAAAACCGTGATGAAAGATGGCGGGGTAGCCATGGTAGGTACTGGAGAATCAAATACAGGTGAAGACAGGGTACTCAGGGCTATAAACGAGGCATTGAAATCCAGGCTTGTTGAGACTGACATAAGCGACGCAAGAAACTGTATAATCAGGATTATCGGTGGAACCGATATGACCGTAAGCGAAGCGGAAAGTGCCACCAATGAGATCCAGAGAAGAATAAACCCAAATGCAAGGATCATAATGGGACTAAGCGTGGAAAAATTCTACAATAACCGGGTAAGGGTTCTTGTCCTGTTGACTGGGGTGAAGTCCCCGTATATGCTCGCTAACAGAGCAGAAGCAAAACAGTTGAGGAAGATCCTTGCAGGGAACGAAATTGAGGAAGAGATCGACATAGTTTCGTAA
- the pyrE gene encoding orotate phosphoribosyltransferase produces the protein MLKDTLLKSGAIKTGEFVLTSGKKSNYYVDIKEAATDPAVLKEISAELSKNIKARKIAGMELGAVPILVSTAIRLSIPYVILRKEITHGTKKLTVGKINEGETIDMIEDVVTTGHSLLRAIDLVRNNGGVVKRAICVVDRLDGGAELLMENGVQLIPLVKISEIPIIS, from the coding sequence ATGTTAAAAGACACATTGTTGAAATCTGGGGCAATAAAAACCGGAGAATTTGTTCTAACTTCCGGTAAGAAGTCGAATTACTACGTTGACATAAAAGAGGCTGCTACAGACCCTGCCGTGCTAAAGGAGATATCCGCAGAGTTGTCCAAAAATATAAAGGCAAGAAAAATTGCCGGAATGGAACTCGGTGCTGTTCCGATACTCGTTTCGACAGCAATTCGGCTATCTATTCCCTATGTGATATTGCGAAAAGAGATCACTCATGGAACAAAAAAACTGACAGTCGGAAAGATCAATGAGGGGGAAACAATAGACATGATAGAGGATGTAGTAACCACAGGGCATTCCCTTCTCAGGGCCATTGATCTTGTCAGAAACAATGGGGGGGTTGTAAAGAGAGCTATTTGCGTCGTGGACAGGCTTGATGGAGGGGCTGAACTTCTAATGGAGAATGGAGTACAACTTATTCCTCTGGTGAAGATATCCGAAATCCCGATCATCAGCTAA
- a CDS encoding translation initiation factor IF-6 — protein sequence MIKKLSILDSDFIGVYSRVWDDIALVPKTVPDGLENEFESILGVRTIRTIIDNSYLIGCMSVMNSNGIIIAGSDPRLGSGETYGDRNVLYLKDKINAIGNDVLTNDRGAIIHKSFTESSRKKIEDSLGVEVLKDTIANVKTVGSVAVVTNKGMLVTPEVSDEELKKISEFFKVNAKPGTANFGSVFVGSSILANTKGIFVGRETTPIEIGRIDDTLS from the coding sequence ATGATCAAGAAATTATCTATTCTGGATAGCGATTTTATTGGGGTATATTCTAGGGTCTGGGACGATATTGCACTTGTTCCTAAAACGGTTCCAGACGGACTCGAGAATGAATTTGAAAGTATCCTAGGTGTCAGGACGATCAGAACAATAATCGATAATTCCTATCTAATAGGGTGCATGTCAGTGATGAATTCAAACGGCATTATTATTGCAGGAAGCGACCCAAGATTGGGTAGCGGGGAAACTTATGGAGATAGGAATGTTCTCTATCTAAAGGATAAGATCAATGCCATTGGGAATGACGTTTTGACAAACGATAGGGGAGCAATAATACACAAATCTTTCACGGAATCTTCCAGGAAAAAGATAGAGGATTCTCTCGGAGTTGAAGTTTTAAAGGATACAATAGCGAATGTCAAAACCGTTGGCAGTGTTGCTGTTGTCACCAACAAAGGCATGCTCGTTACACCAGAGGTTTCTGATGAAGAACTCAAAAAGATCAGCGAGTTTTTCAAGGTTAATGCAAAGCCAGGCACTGCTAATTTTGGAAGCGTCTTCGTTGGATCATCAATCCTTGCAAACACCAAGGGTATCTTTGTAGGAAGGGAGACTACTCCGATAGAAATAGGAAGAATAGACGATACACTTAGCTGA